From a single Larimichthys crocea isolate SSNF chromosome XIII, L_crocea_2.0, whole genome shotgun sequence genomic region:
- the LOC113747399 gene encoding uncharacterized protein LOC113747399 yields MPLPPGQLPLFTPGTADRVAAVEATRVPDGIPDSFTERLVRVEEAVMDIRECLQRLASPPPPTPSSPGARRRLTFGDTPGDPTLPAPDPVAPCAVTPDVAVRALPAEREEEFFRLCQTRPDTYAASVFMALTPFEVYKCWGKNVNWSGTNGKRPLPDNLKERVHQHVSQRFPNLSGDQWQKVRSRINERLRSPRKADPETQRAGFTR; encoded by the exons atgccgcttccacctggacagctgcctttgtttactccgggaacagctgatcg GGTAGCCGCAGTGGAAGCTACAAGGGTCCCTGATGGCATCCCCGACAGCTTCACAGAGAGACTGGTCCGAGTGGAAGAGGCAGTAATGGACATCAGGGAGTGTCTGCAAAGGTTGGCGAgtcccccaccaccaacaccaagcAGCCCAGGTGCCAGACGTCGGCTGACGTTCGGAGACACACCAGGGGACCCCACTCTCCCAGCTCCAGATCCCGTGGCTCCATGTGCTGTCACGCCGGACGTGGCAGTCAGAGCCCTACCTGCCGAACGGGAGGAGGAATTTTTTAGACTGTGCCAGACGCGACCGGACACATACGCTGCCAGTGTGTTCATGGCGCTAACCCCATTTGAGGTTTATAAGTGTTGGGGGAAGAACGTGAATTGGAGCGGCACCAACGGCAAACGGCCACTGCCGGACAATTTAAAAGAACGAGTGCACCAGCACGTTTCCCAGCGCTTCCCGAACCTGTCTGGGGACCAGTGGCAAAAGGTCCGGAGCCGAATTAATGAAAGACTAAGGAGTCCCCGAAAGGCTGATCCAGAGACGCAGCGCGCTGGCTTCACTCGCTGA